The Coffea arabica cultivar ET-39 chromosome 6e, Coffea Arabica ET-39 HiFi, whole genome shotgun sequence genome contains the following window.
cttttcaacaATGAACAGAACATGATAAGAGAAGATACTCACTTGCCAAGCACCACCACACAACCCCCAGTCATGTATTCACAACAATGATCGCCAGTACCTTCTACAACAGCTTGAGCAAGTGAGTTTCTCACAGCGAAACGCTCCCCAGCTTTTCCTCTTACAAAGACTTGACCTCCTGTGGCCCCATACAAACAGGTATTTCCTACAATTGTAGCATCCTCTGGGCAAAATCCAGTACTCTCAGCAGGAGTTACAACTAATTCACCACCAGCCATACCCTGAAAATGAAAGCTCATCTTAGATGGCTACATAAATTAAATGCATGATGATCGTATACCTACTGGGCAGTGGGAGCATGGGATGACAAGAAATATATATCAtaccctttttttcctttcagtTTAGTTGTAAGTTAGCTTTATGACATAATTACGATCCATAAAGTGGACAAAAGGTGTCGGACATTAAAAAGAATAGGCCATTCAAATGAAGTGACTACCAAATCACCCAAGCAAATATTTACTTGAAAATTCTAAACATGACCCAACAACTTTTAGAAATAATAATCAAGTTCCATGATTTGGGCTACAGAATTATCTAACATATAAGAATTTCATTGACAAACCTTTCCGACATAATCATTAGCTTCTCCAGCAAGTCTGATGTTCATTCCAGGTGTGAGAAAACATCCAAATGATTGGCCAGCACTCCCTGTAAACCTgtagaaaagaaacaaatatgcATCCATTATTTGCAAGAACAAGTTTATGCCCTGAGAAGAAGAAACATGAAATAAGAAAGGTAAATGCATCTTGCATGTAGAGGATCACTATAACATGAGAAAACACTAAAATTTCCTTCTAAACTCAATGTTCAAATCACTAAGCCATATTTACGTTATATTGAGCTGCCCAGCGAATCCAGTGTCACCATATTTCTTTGCAACTACTCCTGCAATACGGCCACAAACAGCACGGTCCACATTGTAAATTGTGACGGTTTTGTGGACCACCTTTTCATTCTGAATCGCATCTGATATCTGTatacaaaggaaaagaagaaaaagagcatttgagaaacaagaaattcatcaaaacagTATGAAAAAGCAGTTTGCAGAATTTAATTATACAGGAGGTAAACTAACAAGATTCCCTATATCCTTTCGTAAAACAAACTTTCAGTAATTGCAAGCCTGTAAAATCCAGTACATGACAATGTCGTAATGAATGCTCGCTGTTGTATTCTTGTTGTTTACCAGTGCTTTACATAAAAGCATAAAATTATTCATGATACCAAATAGTGTTCACATTTTTATCGCTTACTTCCACATAAAAGTATCAAATACTTGCTTGTACAGGTGCCAGCAATCTCCAGCATGATTAGAAGACAGACAGGAACGAGAGGGAGAGACACAGAAAACAGAGGCCCGCTGGGGGTGGGAGGTGGGGGAGTGCAACTTTCCTTTATTGTTCTGTTATTACTTGTAAACCCTATCCTAACAAAAATGTGAATCATCCTGAAGCCCTCCAAGTTAGCCGGTAAAATCAACAATCAAAGATTCACGCTTGCCACCattcaattgattcaaattgGCTGTTCTGAACAACAAAATGGATATCATTCAAATTGACACCCCTTCAACCAAACCAATCACAGGCCAAAAAGGCAAATGTTTCTTTAAAAGATGTGACAAGCATTTTTCTCAATCTACCAGATGAATTTGAGGGTTCAGTCTTTAACAATCCAATAGTTAAATAACCAACTCAAAGTCTGTATATTAAAATTGACACGTAAAGTGAAACCCATATAAAGCCATTACTGCCAAAAGGCTCATTAGATTCTTTCAGTAAGAGTGTTCTTGAAGTATTATACTACCTCTGGATCTGATAGCAAATTATCATCCAGAACAGGACCATTACTGTGAACATCTTGATTCCTAATGGTAGTGCTGCTCCACTTTGGTAGTCCAACATTCTAAAAAGCAAAACAGAATATCATGGCCAAAGAAACAATCTGCAGGGTGCAAATGATCAACAAACGATTTCTAGGAGTCATACAGAAAGAATATAGCTTAGATCAAGATGTTGTGTCTTCACTAATGAAATATCTCGAGATCTTAGTAGATCCGTGCGCCCAATAACATCATCCAGTTTCTCATAACCCAGTTGTGCCAACATGCCTCTTACCTGTCAAAATATTTCCAAGAATGGCCAGCACATTAGAGAAAAGGGAGAAGCAGGTTTAACTGAAACATTTTCAGAGACTACAagtggaagagagagagagagagagaggacaaaatatatacaagaaaattaaattgcTTGCTTTGTGATCCATTTTATCTGTTGTCTAAATTATAGGCTATACATTCAAATGCTGATCGACAGGAATCACTGAACCATTATGTTTTCACCAACAGTCTATACAACAGTGACGCATTTATTGGACCTACCCGCTAAGAGCCGCAATGTGTTTCCTCATCTCTCATCATACTCTGTCCAAATCATCATTCTTGTTGAAGCTAGAATCTAGACTAactgaaaaatataattttaatcAAGGTATTCCATTTCTCAAATTCCAGAGTTCTGGTATTGCACCCTTAATACATATTAGCTTCCCCAATCCACAGATCTTGGATGAAGAAACCAAAACGATATATAAGTGTTTAAGCACCAGTTTTGCATAATGAAAAGCCCAAAATGGGCAAAGCATCTCCAATATCCAAGACCAGTTGCTATGTGAACTTTGATTTTTGTGGATTTACAACTCAGTGTTCAACATAGAGAGAAGCAATCACTGTAGCACCATACTGTGATATGTTTTAAGTCGTGCAATCAGCCAATCCCAACATGAAAGACCTGTGGTCATTGGCAAGCTAGGAAATGTATATGTTCTAATAGAGTGCTCCTAAACCTTTTTTACCCATAAATGTTTTTATGATCTCCCCACATGGAAGGGAGCAGACATATTGGCTTCAAACCTAACTATCTCCTAAGTACTGCTTAGAAAATGCATAATGTCATGTTACTAAGGAGGAGAAGATGCATTCATTCTAAACTAGACATGAAAGAAGGCCTCTAGTTTTGTCAAAGGCATGTCCAAATACTACGCTAAAGCTGGAAATCTCCTTAGCATGTTCAACTGCTAAGACTGCTAATGACTAAATAGGCCCTTTCAAGTAAAGCTGAAAAATGCATGATCTTTGCAACAGAAGTATTACCTCTTCAGCAACATAGATAAAGTAGTTAACGAGGTCACCAGGCACACCAGGGAAACGAGCTCGTAGTTCTTCCCtctaaagaaaaatggatcacCAGCAAAAAGTCATAAACACCAAGCATTGATAAATGCTATAGAAATATTTACTAAAGAATAATCTATACCTGGCTAGCAACGCCAACAGGACAATTGTTTGTGTGGCAAATACGAGCCATTACACAGCCAGTTGCAATCATAGCCACAGAACCAAATCCATACTCATCAGCTCCCATAGCTGCAGCCATAAGAACATCAAATCCACTTTTGAAGCCACCATCAACTCTGAGTATGACCCGTTCTCTAAGCCCATTTTCAATAAGGGTCTATAACAGAATTAACCCCAAAAGATCAATAGGAAAACATGAGATCATCATACAAAATAGGATACAGTATTATGACAATTCATTCTAACATATATTCTACAAACCTGGTGTGTTTCAGTCAGTCCAAGTTCCCAAGGACCACCTGCATGCTTAATTGAGCTTACAGGGCTAGCTCCTGTTCCACCATCATGCCCTGATATCTGATAAATCAAATTGTCAATAGAGGATTGCAGCAGCTATGGTGGATTATTGTTtatgtttttgttgttgttttttctttggTGGGTGGGTtttgggggtggggggggggtgCAACCAAATACTGACAACTAGAAGGAAAAACCATAgtcatagttaagccaattgttttctctttttgtttttcctccttGGATGTTCTTTGCTTAAGTGGTGATGGAGACAGTTATATACAAGGTCTGATTTAGTTTTCCTTTGATAGTTAGTTTTTGTCCCATGGTTACCACCCTGAACTAAAAAAGTTATCCATACTTGACAAAAGACCAAAGAATACTACTTAATGAAATATTGTATTCATAGATCTTGTAGATGCAAAATGAGAAGGCACTcatgagaaaggaaaaaagcaCAAAACGCCAATAAATTattgtgttcattgatgaccAGAAATTCTCAATCATGCAAAAGTAAAGCTGTGTTCTAAGAAAGAAGCAAACTTGATCACTGAAGTAGAACAGGAAGAAAGAACAAGAACTGCAATTTTCAATCACGGCTCCAGGATCACATATATGGAAATGAATTTTCTGTTCTCAGACTCTAGCAATGTCCAAACCTCTTCCTTAAAATCCAatagccccaaaaaaaaaaaatggtaattGCACAACTACAAGATGATAAAACTCTAACATCCCAATGTTATTATGAATTATTAGAATCTTCACCATTCTACTTCATATGAGTGAAATCCTAGAGGAATTCTGTACAACTATTCCTATCCAAGAAAAAAGCAATCGCCGTTACCTTGTTTCTTTGACAGACAAGCCATCACCAAAATGTTGGATTAGAGTTAATTAACGATTATCATTTACCCTTGCCTTTTTCTAATTTGGAATCAACCAAAGGAAGGGCAAAGTTGTTCTAGGCTTTCTGTCACAAATATCCTAAAGCTGacaattttgagcaaaaagtgcaATATACACGCAGGCACACGAACACATGCAGATGCTGAATCCTCAAAAGAGCATATAGACAATTAGTCACATCTTGATACCTGTATAATATCAGCATTACCCTTCGCAACTCCTGAAGCAACTGTGCCAATGCCAGCTTCTGCTACTAGCTTTACTGACACTTTAGCCTTCGGGTTAACCTAGTTTTAGATAGAGTCTTATAAATTACTTTTCTTGTTTGAATTGACATTTGTATTAAGCATTACAAAAAAGAATTGCATACTTAAATTTCAACCTGATGGAGGTCAAAAATCAACTGAGCAAGATCCTCAATGGAATAGATATCATGGTGTGGAGGAGGAGATATAAGGGGTACACCAGGTTTAGAATTTCTTAATCGTGCGATGTAAGCACTAACTTTTTTTCCTGGCAATTGCCCACCTTCACCAGGTTTTGCACCCTGAGCAATTTTGATCTCTATTTGATCAGCATTGACTAAAAATGTTGGAGTAACACCAAAGCGTCCGGAAGCAACCTGCAAAATAAAAATGGTAAATCCAACTATTCCccatattacaatataaatgcTCTTCAATTGACACAGATAAAGGCGACATGCAAAATCTTTGAAGCTAAGTATAACATATTGACCTGCTTGATAGCACTTGTAGCAGTATCACCATTTTGAAGACCTTTAAGGTGTGGCAATGTTGGAGAATACCCATCAACGACATCCGTAAGTGGCTTCCAGCGAATTGGATCCTGTATGATTTCGAATATAACAACCATAACTTGCAAATGTTTCCAAGTTGATGAAATGAAACTAGCACAATCTTCCATTGAGGCGTCTGGCATAAAAACCAGTCGATTACCTCACCACCTTCTCCTGAATTTGATTTTCCACCCAATCTATTCATAGCAATTGCAATTGCCTCATGAGTTTCCCTAGAAATAGCTCCAAGTGACATTCCGCCAGTACAAAAGCGCAGCACAATTGAGGAAGCAGGCTCAACCCTTCCAACTGGAATAGGGGGACGATCACTTTTAAATTCAAGAAGATCCCGGagaacctacaaatgaaaatatGCTATATAGTTAGAGAAGCCTTATAATCTCATCCATAAAGTTACATAAATGAGTAAAACGGTGGTAAAACTCTATCTATTATCATCTTCTCTGTTAACCATGTTAATAACTTAGACGATGCTAAAAGATCAACAAGGAACGAAACAAATATTAGCCAGAGCAACTCACATTCACAGGTCGGGTAACTAAGTGCTGCTGATAAACTGAATatgcactttcatttttttgtcgGACAGCTTTATGAAGCAGTTTTGACATCTCAGGGTTGTTGCCATGATACTCCCCTTTGGTTAAATACAATAAAAACTTTAGCACTTAAGCTTACATAAGGAATATGGTGAAGTTTCAAGCAAAATCTGAAACTAAAGGTAAAATATgtttcatatatacatatatgtaagATAAGCATGTACAGTAGTAATACCTCCTGGTCTGAATTGTATAAACCCAAAATTTTCAAGTCTTTTCGCTGTATCCTCAGAGAAAGCCTTCACCCAAAATGACAATGTCTCTCTTGCTAGCTGCATGAAATGAAAAAATTCCATTTGAAGATGAGAGGAAGGCTTTTTCAAGGACTGTAAGTTATGTGGCATCTCTGATGGATATTTCCACCCAATAGCACAAGTTTTGAGTTTGACACTTGGTGTTGCATATGTGCAGAACACGGACATCAAAGCCAACTATATGCAAGGAGATTATATCCTAAAACACCAAGTTATTTTGAGTCAGATTTCCAAGTATACTCTATCACAACCTCTAGATTTACTTGATCCAAGATTCTCAACGACTAAGTAACAATTTCATCCACCGAGATTATAACCATCAGTTGTTTAAGTACATTTGAGACATTGTTATTAGGTAATTCCACCTAAAATAAACATTTAAAGTCAACCTCAAAGCACAAAAATGAGTCAAGCTTACCTAACATGTCAGTCAAAATAGTTATACTCCTTGAAAAGTGAATGCAATGAAAGAGTCAGAATTTAATACACTTCATTTACAAAATGGTTCATAACTTACAACCTCTGCAATTTAGTCAAGTTACAGCCAAGACCACCAGAGATTTTGGGAACTATACAAAGAGCCCCATCAATTAGACATCCTACAGAGATTTGTAGCTGTTAAAAATGTCAAACATTTGCCTGACTTGTGTAATGATTATGTGTTATAAAAACtaaggagaagaaaaagatgcccattatttcttctttgtaaaagaaaaacaaaaaacaacagGCAAAAACTTAAATCAAAATACAAACCCCATCACTCCAAATGCACCTTTTTCCTTCTGTTTCTTCCACCTAGCTCCCTCTTTCATTCCCGAGCATTCATCTGTCGCCCttccctgtttcctccagcTTAACCATGGCTACTCCACCATGCCTACCCTTCTTTCCCCTGCCTCTTCCAAGACCCCTTCATATTCTTTCCCATCTCTTCACCAATTCCATCTTCCCCAGCCTGCTTTCTCTGATCTCTTCATTATGTAGCCAATAGCCTTACCATCCTTTGCTCAGTGCAATGTTTCATGATCACGGGAGGAAAAGGAAGAGGATGAGGATTACGAGAAAGGAgagttttaattttcattttgtttcgAAGTCAGAATTATAATTAATTCTTTAGGCGGAAGGTATCCAGGAAGTTTGAATCCAGACAGAAGCTTTATTTAGTAACATGAGTTATATGTCTACTAGTCAAGGGGTATTTCTCAGTGGACTCTCAAGTCAAAGAGTGCAATTGTTAGCTATCAACACCTCTAATTGAAGTTTTCAAGGGCTGTAATGACAGTAAATGGAGCTGCAAAGAGGGAAGCGAGGGTCACTGACCCCTATCCCCTTAAAGATTGAAAATTCCTTTGGTCTGTTTTCGGGCTGTTTTAgacaaacaaattttttcaGAAAGCCAACTACAGCAGCTTGCTAAAAAACCTAAAATTTTATTAGAACAAACCACCCCTCCctcccccacaaaaaaaaaaaaaaaaaatcaccaccaccacctgtACCCTTCCCTCTCCCACTCCCCCCACATGATTCCCCCACCAGCCAACCCCTCCTCCCTTTCCCTCTTCTCCACCATGTTCTTCCTCACCCTCCCCCTTTCCCGTCCCTGCTATTGCTCTCCCCTCCTTTCAACCAAATCTGGGGAGGAGAGGGGGAGACCGGGGCAGGGTGGGGGAGGAAAGTGGAGGAAATGGGAGATGGGTGGGGGGTAGAAGGTGgtgggagggggaagggggtgGGAGGGTTGGGGTAGGAAAAGAAGAGGGGAAGAAGGAGGGAAGGGTGGAAAGGAGAAGCAAGAAGAGGAGGGAGTTTGAGAGTGGTGGTGGGTGTGAAAGAGAGGAGAGGGGTGCTGGTGGTGCTGGTGGTTGTGGGAAGGAGGGAGGGAGGGGAAGGGggtgttttggaaaaaattggTTGTCACAAAAAGCACCCAAAACAACTACATGAGCTACAGGAATGTATTGGACAAAAACCTAAATTGATATCCTATACGCCTGTGGTTATGCTGTAGAGAACCAACACTATTTTAGTCGTAAAACCTGAAGTGATCTTAGTTGTGAAGCTATTTGAACACAACAAATAACTATTACACCatcaaatgaaaaaattaaagcCAATTATGCAAGTGAATGTAGTCCACATCTATAATAAGGAAAAACCAACCTCCACATTGTTATACCAATAAGCAAGATATGGACAAGAAGACTTGATCTATCCAAGTAAAGACAAGCTTGTGACAACGTTGGAGGATTTCTGTTGTGTCAATAATTGACTGATTACAAAACATAAATTAATTAACCAATTAAAGCACTTAGCATACTATTTGTAACCTTTTTATTTGATATTACAAACCTGGCTATTATACGGAAAACTTCTATGTTTGGAAAGATTAGCATTTAAAACAAACAATTTTTCTCTACAAGTTATGGTACAGTGGCATATTTTACAAAAGTAATCTTGTCACATGCCCCACCCTGCTAGTGGAGATCCCTACTATTCTGGGGTCCCCAGCTCAACCAATGTGTGATGGCATTCTAGCCAAGAGCCACGGATATGAATACAGCTTATCCTTGATTTATCCCTACCAAACTCAAAATTCTAGGAAGTTATGCTAGCAAAAACAACAGTTGTACCACAAGCATATCCTTTCCTTTTTGACAGGCCTAATTGTTAGTAGTCATTCTTCCACTTAGAAGACAGTTCCATTTattgtactccaaaatatttttctttacaacaCAATAATATGGGACAGTAAATAAGTACTCAATGATTGAGTTTACTACCTCATCCAGGGTTAAGCCACCAATAGTCGATACACTCCCACAAAATGCTATATCAATAACATCTTTCCCCAGTCCATAGGCTTCAAATATCTGTGCACCACAATAACTAAAACCAAGTAACTTGTTAGCAGTTTCCCTCAAAGCAAGAAAATCCCAGAAGTATGATGAGTGAAAGACAAGTACATACTTGTTACCTAAAATCAGTATGGATCCCATGGcatgaaaaattaatcaaaatatcgacaaagaaaaaattactaatAGCCCCCATTTCTTAAGGATGTTATTCCCCATATTATTGCTTTACTAAAGCAACCTTTAACCTCCTTACACTTTGTACTAAAGGTAAAATGAACTATAGAATACAGagataaaaattaattaatcaCTACAAACACATGACATTAACACTCCATCGCGAGGATTTCTAGGATATGAAAACAAACATGTTACTTTTCATCTTTTTGAATTGATCCCAGAAGCACTTGGCACAACACCATATACCATGTTAATTAAAGAGTATACTATTGATTCGCATGCTTGCATATGAGCACTTAACATATAGAAAACTAGAAGTTTTGACATCCATATTTCCTTGAATGTAAGAGGATAAAACCCCAAGGAACTCATCAGTAAGTTTGAAAAAGCACAAACCTTGATAGCAATGAGATGCCCATTTTGGACAGGATTTTGAGGAGACCAGCTTTAACAGCCTGAAAACAAAATTGAGCAATAAATATTTCTGCTCAGCATCTTAAGCATGCAGTACTTAGTAGTTTTCTACTTCACGAAGCAAATCATTTCCACGAAAGATTTTCTCCTGTGACTGAAGAGctggaaaacaagaattctatATCGCGAACATTGACAAAATGAACTGTTTCCTTAACTTCACTCTTTTAAAATTGTCCTCATTAAAACTATAGTGAATCTTGCTTGGGAAGTAAGAAATCAGACCAAAGTGGAATGATATAATACAAACCCAGAACTAAATCAAACAATAGTATTATGCAAACATGAAGCTGATAATGCATAAAAACACAAATGGACAACAAGCCATTCCctaattataatttaaaaaaatttaagtgTAAAATCATACCATATTTTGGATTGTACCTGCAGATAGACTAAATTTTGGCCCAAGCAAAAATTGCAGAGGACACCAGAGTATAACTACATTCTTATGAGAAAAATTTGTTCATGGAAATGAAGGGTTATATTATGGATAAGactctaatcaaaggaaaattctTAGCAGCAAGAAAATATCCAAGTATCCACAAAGCACAGAACCTTGTCTATGAGGAGGACACAAAAAAAGAGTGAAACATGGTTCACATTATTTCTATACTTCACATAAAGCATGTCATTATCCTTAAACATGATGTCACCTGAGTATTAGGCCTACTGTTTattcaaaaaagtaatatacAGGTAGGGCCTAAATAAGAGAATCCTCCTATACTTGTATGAGATAATTGTTGgtaaaaaatattaatacaaaAAGATTGCAATTTACAAGAATGGTGGTAGTAGCTTGGTGGTTTTGGATTTGGCCTACTCAGCAGTGCTCGATGTAAAAATAAGTTGAAGTGCCTGTCACATCCCCTAAAGAGTTTATGAAGTGCGAATGTTGGATTGATATGTGAGAAACACTTGAGTCCTTCATAAACTAATTAAATGAAGTACTTAAGAAAAGAGAAATACTAATACAAAGTCAACAAGGTAGAATTAATATAGTTATACAAAATGGTATCCTCCATCTCATCAAGGATTTGAAAAGGGATCATCCCTCAGAAAAAATTGCTCATTTCAGCTAACAAGGACTTATCAGGCATATAGATTAGGTCAATCATGATTAAAAACATAATCACCAACCAATATTTGCGCTTAATGCATTGATCAAACCCAAAGTATTCTATTTTTCCTTACTCCTGATCATTGTATGCCTTACATGCTATGTTGCCAGCTtacatgcaagaaacaaatcaaCCCTCAAGATTCAGCTTAAATTTAACCATTCATACATAAATAACAATCAGGATTGCTATCAGTATCATATGGGAACAGACAGAAAGGGGGTTTGTTTTGTagttgttttgtttgtttgggggggggggggggggggggggggggggagggttgATGACAATTCAGCTATCTAATAGAAAACATATAACTAAATCAAGTAAATTATGTAAGTAACAGGAAATTAAAAATGAACCATAGTTGACATAACCAATTAGAGCAGAATGAATAACAAATACTTTTCCACCAGAAATTTTCAGACCTTGCAGAAGTTCTTTTGTGCCTGTTCAATTGTTACTGTGGGCATCTTCCCATTCCTCATCAGATTCACCGTTTTATTGCTCAAACGCCATTGTCGACATGTCTCTAATGCCAGGTATGGGCAGATAGCACTGGAATAATGAATTTTGGAAAATAAACGATGTGTGTTATTTAGGTAAGATACAAAAAGCTAATGAAGGAATGCAGTAGCACCAAAGAGATGAAGGAAAGGATGAAAATTTGCTACAAAAAACAAAGATGTCCAAAAAATTGCTTTGATACAATACCCAGATAGGAGACAGACTCAGCTGTAAGCCAACTTTCAGGGGTTTAAGCTAATATTTTCCTTCCCCCTTTCCTttacctttcttcttcttttgcttcttcttccctttctttttcctaaCTTTTTAGGTTTTTAACGTGGAGAGTTAAGGATAGGAATCAATTTAATCTGGACATGCAAAAAGTTTCAGGCAATTACTCAACACAAGGAAGAACTTGAAACAACACAAATAGTTGCAAGACAGAGTTTCTAACAAAAGTAACCTGAATAACGAATGAATATTATCTCAACAGTTGATGGATGTTATGGTGTAAATTCTTCATATTTTGCCTACTCTATAAACAGGTCACACCCCGTTGTATAGGTACTACAAGTAGAACTAAACTGATGAATTCCTGACCACTTTTGACTAAGAAAGGCCAATTTCCATTATCACTGAAACAATTCTGATGATTGTGAAATACAGCTGTCAGTAGAGCACTAAAGTGCTAAATCAATGAAGCTTATAGAAGACACAATATACAAGTAAAAATCTTAACAGGACTTCATTTGCTTCAAGTACTAGGCTAGCCAAAGAAAGGTTACCAGAATAACAGTGGGAGAACTAATTTGTGGCTGCCACAGAGTACCATTTGCAGTGTAAATTGCCAAGATAACTAGATGCAGGTAACATGGGCCACTTACCTTCTACAAATTCAGCAAGAAGACATTTGAGTTGctaaatattcttttcatcCTACGTTATATGTTTCTGTTTTTTTAATTCAAGTAAACAAGGTCTATGTTACATGTGCAGGAGCAGTGATTTTCCAAAGATACAATATTATGATGCTTTAAGCTGCTTCTGTATATTCCACAAACAATTTACAACTACATATGATTTAGATTTTAGTGTTGAAATACACTAAGCTTACATTAAGGTGAGAATCGGCCAGCATCCAATGGAATAGACTGATAGAGCATCTTTCCAGAGAACTCAATTTGAACTTTATACATGACGAATCGTTTTCTGAATTTTCAGATGATAtgtctaataaagaaaatagatGCTTTATTAActaaaaaattcataaattcaTAAAAGCACAGGTAATTAGAAATAAATTTGCTGATCACCACAACTAGCAACCAAAAAAGGGATAGCACTACAGCATATCTTATTAAAATTTGCTAAACCACAGGACAAAGAGGAGCAGCAGAATGGGATTGAGGGAAAAAAGATCTTTAATCAAAACTCCTGaaattacaaatcaaaagaTAGATCAACAAATTGAAAGCATTCCATGACAACATTTTTTGCAGAACAACACAAAAAACATTACATCAAtagaaattaaaaaatcaataaaatctTGGAAAACAAAACTGACCTTGCTCCATATCCAATTAAACAAGCAAAGTGGTGAGTACTGAAACACTGAGCAGTATTGGCAACTATAGAAGCCGACATCCGAAGACCATTTTGAATCAAATGTTGGTGAACAGCACCTACAGCAAGAAGAATTGGAATCGCAGGGCGGGTCGGCTCCTAATCAAGAGCAAAAGTAGAATTATGAAATAAGGATCTTAAACTCATGATTTAATAAACATGACATTACTAGAGAAGCCTCTTATGAATAATTGTAAATGTCCCACTCAAATGGAACCAACCACACATTTCAATTGAGCAGATCCCAGAAAAATCAATAAACTACTCATTCCAGAACAAATTCAGGACTGGGACATACTCATCTACTCTATATCAGAAtcatcaaataaaaattatagtAATTCCCTTTGTTTTCAATTAGTTAGACAGACTTCCGTGCAGAAGCAGTAAAGTAAGCAAATGAGATTCAAGAAAGGCTTCTCGTAAAACACCGATATGTTGCTTCATCTACAAAAGGACATTGCCGAACGCAAATTCAAAGTAATTGCCATGCAAACATACCGGCTCATCAGATCTGTCAGAGAGAACAAGCAGCTGTGAACCATTTCTTACAGCTTCATCAGCAGCTTCACAGAGCTTGTATATTGTCTTCTCCAAGGAACCATCAACCCCTTTACTAATATCAAAAAAGGTTGGCAAAGCTTGTGCTTTCAAGATTGGATCTCTGAGCAAAGTGTCAAGCTCTCCTTCATTAAGTACAGGGCTTGA
Protein-coding sequences here:
- the LOC113696546 gene encoding ferredoxin-dependent glutamate synthase, chloroplastic, whose translation is MSSVQSVVGRPDVVPRLLYSSSNARDLVFVDFVGLGCKFRRSRRKLGVSSTTPSTRGLLGRNNWSSSSIRAVLDLERTGTSSSKVPSHSDDDSKPKVANLEDIISERGACGVGFIANLENKASHDIIKDALTALGCMEHRGGCGADNDSGDGSGVMTSIPWDFFNDWAVKQGIAAFDTLHTGVGMIFLPQDDELMKEAKTVVENIFKQEGLEVLGWRQVPVDTSIVGFYARQTLPNIQQVFVRIGKEENVDDIERELYICRKLIERAVNSEIWGNELYFCSLSNQTIVYKGMLRSEVLGRFYFDLQNDLYKSPFAIYHRRYSTNTSPRWPLAQPMRFLGHNGEINTIQGNLNWMRSREASLKSSVWRGRENEIRPFGNPKASDSANLDSTAELLIRSGRTPEEALMILVPEAYKNHPTLSIKYAEVVDFYDYYKGQMEAWDGPALLLFSDGKTVGACLDRNGLRPARYWRTKDNVVYVASEVGVLPIDESKVMMKGRLGPGMMIAVDLTSGQVYENTEVKKRVALSNPYGKWVTENLRSLKPVNFLSATVMDNEAILRRQQAYGYSSEDVQMVIETMAAQGKEPTFCMGDDIPLAVLSRKPHMLYDYFKQRFAQVTNPAIDPLREGLVMSLEVNLGKRGNILEVGPGNASQMILSSPVLNEGELDTLLRDPILKAQALPTFFDISKGVDGSLEKTIYKLCEAADEAVRNGSQLLVLSDRSDEPEPTRPAIPILLAVGAVHQHLIQNGLRMSASIVANTAQCFSTHHFACLIGYGASAICPYLALETCRQWRLSNKTVNLMRNGKMPTVTIEQAQKNFCKAVKAGLLKILSKMGISLLSSYCGAQIFEAYGLGKDVIDIAFCGSVSTIGGLTLDELARETLSFWVKAFSEDTAKRLENFGFIQFRPGGEYHGNNPEMSKLLHKAVRQKNESAYSVYQQHLVTRPVNVLRDLLEFKSDRPPIPVGRVEPASSIVLRFCTGGMSLGAISRETHEAIAIAMNRLGGKSNSGEGGEDPIRWKPLTDVVDGYSPTLPHLKGLQNGDTATSAIKQVASGRFGVTPTFLVNADQIEIKIAQGAKPGEGGQLPGKKVSAYIARLRNSKPGVPLISPPPHHDIYSIEDLAQLIFDLHQVNPKAKVSVKLVAEAGIGTVASGVAKGNADIIQISGHDGGTGASPVSSIKHAGGPWELGLTETHQTLIENGLRERVILRVDGGFKSGFDVLMAAAMGADEYGFGSVAMIATGCVMARICHTNNCPVGVASQREELRARFPGVPGDLVNYFIYVAEEVRGMLAQLGYEKLDDVIGRTDLLRSRDISLVKTQHLDLSYILSNVGLPKWSSTTIRNQDVHSNGPVLDDNLLSDPEISDAIQNEKVVHKTVTIYNVDRAVCGRIAGVVAKKYGDTGFAGQLNITFTGSAGQSFGCFLTPGMNIRLAGEANDYVGKGMAGGELVVTPAESTGFCPEDATIVGNTCLYGATGGQVFVRGKAGERFAVRNSLAQAVVEGTGDHCCEYMTGGCVVVLGKVGRNVAAGMTGGLAYILDEDDTLIPKVNKEIVKIQRVLAPVGQMQLKSLIQAHVEKTGSSKGSSILKEWDKYLPLFWQLVPPSEEDTPEACAEYEQVATGQVTLQSA